From Spartinivicinus ruber, the proteins below share one genomic window:
- a CDS encoding sphingomyelin phosphodiesterase, whose amino-acid sequence MSLFTIKKRIAIFAFLIPISLLFSSITNAGNSLRVMTFNIMQLGYQDWDQTNRLQRTPNAIRKLTNLPDVIVFNEAFTDDAYSTITSHLADLYPYSTPVVGQSCSGYGWNSLNGNCSSGVVVIRGGVFIMSRYPITEKHAYIYYASHSATWDYKANKGAALVKINKNGTIFNVVGTHLQADEDDAPDAHTYRMNQLKEMNGWMD is encoded by the coding sequence ATGTCATTATTTACTATTAAAAAGCGCATTGCTATTTTTGCTTTTTTAATACCTATCTCCTTGTTATTTTCTTCTATAACCAATGCAGGCAACTCACTTCGGGTGATGACTTTTAATATCATGCAATTAGGTTATCAAGACTGGGACCAAACTAATCGGCTACAACGTACACCTAATGCAATTAGGAAGTTAACTAATCTACCTGATGTTATCGTTTTTAACGAAGCATTTACTGATGATGCTTATTCAACAATTACCTCCCATTTAGCCGATCTTTACCCCTATAGCACACCGGTAGTCGGACAAAGTTGCTCTGGGTACGGTTGGAATTCACTGAATGGTAATTGCTCTAGTGGTGTTGTTGTCATTAGAGGCGGTGTATTTATTATGAGCCGTTATCCTATTACCGAAAAACATGCTTATATTTATTATGCTTCGCACTCCGCAACCTGGGACTATAAGGCGAATAAAGGTGCTGCTTTAGTCAAGATCAACAAAAATGGAACCATTTTTAATGTGGTTGGCACCCATCTACAAGCGGATGAAGATGATGCACCTGATGCTCATACTTATCGTATGAATCAACTGAAAGAAATGAATGGATGGATGGATTAA